Proteins encoded by one window of Arachis ipaensis cultivar K30076 chromosome B04, Araip1.1, whole genome shotgun sequence:
- the LOC107639259 gene encoding uncharacterized protein LOC107639259 isoform X2 encodes MSGTQAPSCSSARHPHPPWLLCSRLGAARRLVPVCHCLVRCCPCLRRRLLRKPSNSARISQVFSHGSQFGVDELKMGDLVVNTIEKVLNLTQRNKDKEPLHYDLEIKRTLWRQRKQAREQRIEEDSEVEIEEIEFDMAENNNDVSHNALNAQLVRWTLGSFTTTNPRYCGSSIVMEGDHRSRIYQ; translated from the exons atgTCCGGAACCCAGGCGCCCTCTTGTAGCTCGGCACGTCATCCCCATCCTCCTTGGCTTCTCTGTTCGAGGCTTGGAGCAGCTCGCCGTCTGGTCCCCGTTTGTCATTGTCTTGTCCGTTGTTGTCCATGTCTCCGTCGAAG GCTTTTGAGAAAACCTTCAAATTCAGCTAGGATTAGTCAGGTTTTCTCTCATGGTTCTCAGTTTGGTGTGGATGAACTAAAAATGGGAGATCTGGTGGTCAATACAATAGAAAAAGTGCTAAACTTAACACAG AGAAATAAAGATAAAGAGCCTCTTCACTATGATCTTGAAATTAAAAGGACTCTCTGGCGACAAAGAAAGCAAGCTAGAGAACAGAGGATTGAAGAAGATAGTGAAGTAGAAATTGAAGAAATTGAATTTGACATGGCAGAGAACAATAATGATGTTAGCCACAATGCTCTCAATGCTCAGCTAGTTAGATGGACTCTTGGATCTTTCACTACCACAAATCCTAGGTATTGTGGCAGTAGCATTGTGATGGAGGGCGATCATCGGTCTAGAATTTATCAATGA
- the LOC107639259 gene encoding uncharacterized protein LOC107639259 isoform X1 produces MSGTQAPSCSSARHPHPPWLLCSRLGAARRLVPVCHCLVRCCPCLRRRRLLRKPSNSARISQVFSHGSQFGVDELKMGDLVVNTIEKVLNLTQRNKDKEPLHYDLEIKRTLWRQRKQAREQRIEEDSEVEIEEIEFDMAENNNDVSHNALNAQLVRWTLGSFTTTNPRYCGSSIVMEGDHRSRIYQ; encoded by the exons atgTCCGGAACCCAGGCGCCCTCTTGTAGCTCGGCACGTCATCCCCATCCTCCTTGGCTTCTCTGTTCGAGGCTTGGAGCAGCTCGCCGTCTGGTCCCCGTTTGTCATTGTCTTGTCCGTTGTTGTCCATGTCTCCGTCGAAG AAGGCTTTTGAGAAAACCTTCAAATTCAGCTAGGATTAGTCAGGTTTTCTCTCATGGTTCTCAGTTTGGTGTGGATGAACTAAAAATGGGAGATCTGGTGGTCAATACAATAGAAAAAGTGCTAAACTTAACACAG AGAAATAAAGATAAAGAGCCTCTTCACTATGATCTTGAAATTAAAAGGACTCTCTGGCGACAAAGAAAGCAAGCTAGAGAACAGAGGATTGAAGAAGATAGTGAAGTAGAAATTGAAGAAATTGAATTTGACATGGCAGAGAACAATAATGATGTTAGCCACAATGCTCTCAATGCTCAGCTAGTTAGATGGACTCTTGGATCTTTCACTACCACAAATCCTAGGTATTGTGGCAGTAGCATTGTGATGGAGGGCGATCATCGGTCTAGAATTTATCAATGA